Within the Paenibacillus sp. AN1007 genome, the region TTGGCGGGAACGGAAGGCATTCAGGTTAACACCAAAATGCAAAATTTGAAAAAAGGTCTTTTTTCCGGAGAAGGCTTCTTTATTATAGAAATCAGTGGGCGAGGCACTGTGTTCCTATCTTCTTATGGTGCGATCCACCCCATACATCTGGCTGAAGGCGAAGAGGTCATTGTGGACAATGCACATCTGGTGGCATGGCCCCATTATGTCAATTATCGGATCGAAAAAGCATCACAAGGCTGGTTGTCCAGTGTGACGAGTGGTGAAGGTTTGGTCTGCCGTTTCCGCGGAGAAGGCACCATCCTGATCCAGAGCCGAAATCCGCAGGGATTTGGTCAATGGGTGAAGCAGTTTATTCCTACACGATAAATAAAATATAACATTTTTTTTTCATAGATCAGTATCTAAAGCTGCAGCGGATGCGTGTTGTGAAGCGTTAGTATAACAGATTCGTTATACAATGGATGATACACACATCTCTGCAGCACAAGATCGTACATCACGGAGGTATAAGAATGAAAAGTTCACGATACACCAATCCGCAAGATAGTCCAGGGTACCTGTTATGGCAGGTGACGACGATGTGGCAGAAGGAAGTACGCAGGGTGCTGGAACCACTCAATCTGACACAACCTCAATTTATTTTACTGCATACTTGTTTATGGCTTAATGAACGTGACGTGGAAGGTAAGGGAGTTACCCAGGTCCAGATTGCCCAATTTGCCAATGTAGACGTTAATGTTACCTCTCAGGTTCTTCGCGCTCTTGAGAAGAGAGGATACATTACGCGTGCTCGTCATCAGACAGATACACGGGCCAATATTATTACGACGACGCCTGAAGGCACAAAGCTGGCGATTGAAGGGATGAACCTCGTGGAAGAGTCCGACAAAAACTTCTTCGAGCTTCTTGCTGATCGCAGAGAGGGTTACATGGAAATTATGCAGGAATTTATCCGGCATAAAACAGACCATTAATGCTCCATTGTTATTCATCAACAAGTTACGTTTGATTAGGGCGATTCATCATATAGGTTGTGCGAAAAATGACGAAAAATGAAATAAACCTCCCTGACCCTATATGGTCGGAAGGTTTATTTGTCATTAGGCGATCTATTCCAGCCTGTAGGAAGCAAACGGCTTGCCGTGGCGGAATTGCTGGCTGATCTGATCCAGTTCATCCAGCAGTTCAGGTGGAAGCTTTAGATCAAGGCTGGCGAGATTATGCTCCAGCTGTTCAGTCC harbors:
- a CDS encoding TIGR00266 family protein, producing the protein MRYEILYDGAFAMLKVELQRGERFKAESGAMVSMSPTVELKGSAEGGMFAGFGRMLSGEKFFFQELAAAGGSSEVLLSPSTMGGIEAIELDGSYSLYVQKDGFLAGTEGIQVNTKMQNLKKGLFSGEGFFIIEISGRGTVFLSSYGAIHPIHLAEGEEVIVDNAHLVAWPHYVNYRIEKASQGWLSSVTSGEGLVCRFRGEGTILIQSRNPQGFGQWVKQFIPTR
- a CDS encoding MarR family transcriptional regulator — protein: MKSSRYTNPQDSPGYLLWQVTTMWQKEVRRVLEPLNLTQPQFILLHTCLWLNERDVEGKGVTQVQIAQFANVDVNVTSQVLRALEKRGYITRARHQTDTRANIITTTPEGTKLAIEGMNLVEESDKNFFELLADRREGYMEIMQEFIRHKTDH